The following nucleotide sequence is from Roseivirga sp. BDSF3-8.
GGTGGCGCTGATGTTGGGGATATATGCTACAGTCTGTTGGGTTGCACCCTAGAGAGTTCACTGCGTGATGCGCTCGACACAAGCAAGACCCTCATATCTATACCCTTGCGCCAAAGGGGGCGACTCAGAAAGCCCTGAACCAGCTCAGGGTGGTGAATAGAGTATTGGTAGCCGCCGATTCAATAAAACCATCAATACGGTAATCCAGGCCGGCTTCTAATTTGTTGTCATCCGAGAAGTTAACGCCTAACACCGGAACCAGGCGAAATTCCAGATCGTACTGCCCATCCGAAAAGATATGCAATTGTTCCTGATTGGCCTTAAAGTAAAACTCGCCGGGGTCTACTGCAGTGCCATTCAGCGGAAGTTCTATGGCCAAACGGTATCGCAAACGCGATTGGGCGGCGGCTTCTTCATCTAACGTTTGATCGGCTGCAAAGCGGTGGGCCAGCCGAAAGGGGTTACCAACAGGTACTATGGTAAACTGCCATAAATGGCGGTGCTGAAAATTATTGTCCCGAAATCGTAACAGGTAACCGGCTCCCAGAGAGTTGTTCAGCCCTACTTTACGCGAAACGATTACCGACAGATCCGACAGCACAAAATCCAGCCCTCTATCGGGTTGTTCCGAAAAAGCATCTTTTACAAATAGGAAACGGTTTTCGCTTTTAAAATTAAGTTTCCACTTGTTGCTTAAGGAAGTGTTCAGGTTGAAAGCAGGTAAAATGCCAGCCTCATAGGTAGGCTGTGCATAAGCCTGTACATAAAAAAGCGTACCCAAAAGAAGCAACAGTCCGGTAAAAAGATTAGTATTCAAGGTTATCAGTATTGCGGAATAAGATTTCTTCATTTTTAAGGATATTCCCTTGCTGATCAACGGTAATCTCGTACAGGTTCTTCTGACTGTCTTTTTTACCCTTTACCACCAGTTCGTAGCGAGTGGTATAGGGCAAGGAAGTATTTCCGGTTTTGGTTAACTCCAGCAGCGCCGGGCGCTCGCCGGTATACTGGCGCTGTACTTTTTTTACCTTAAAGTTATCGAATTCCTTGCCAAGCTGCTTCTTTATCGCTTCCTGAAGACGCTCAGGTAACGCGTCGAAGTCGATCAGAATTTCCACATCCTGCAACTGGCCTTCGGTGGAAAATTCGATACTGTGTTTTTTTTTGTAATAGCGAAGTTTCCCTTCAATGGAATTGCCCTCCAGGTTCTCTTCATAATACCAGCGTACGCAGGGTGTGCCGCCAATGGAATCGATGAACTGCCTGGCCAGTTCCGGTACCTCACTAGCCTCTATCCGGTATTCTCTTTCCTGCTTTACCTGGCCCATAGTGGCCAGAAAAACAAATTGTAGGCTGACGAGAAAGATGTAGCATTTTTTATGCATAAGGGAGCGTTTATGGCCTTTTGTAAACGTACAAAAGTTTTATGCTGTTGGTTTAAAGCTGTTAAGAGGACGAAAATAGCAGGTTTAAGCCTCATTTAAAAAATACCTGAGCTCTCAAGTAAAATAGCGCCAGTGTAAGCTTACCGCCCCATTTAGTTTAAGCGTTTTGCTCGTCCATAAAAGATTGGACTAAAACGGCAGAGTGATGATAGTTCCCGCTGATGTTGGAGGTATGTGCTACAGTCTGCCCATTTAGTTTAAGCGTTTTGCTCGTCCAGAAGGGATTGGACTAAGGCTGCAGACTGATGGTAGTGGTCGCTGAGGTTGGAGGTATATGCTACAGTCTGCTGGGTTGCACTCTAAGGAGTTCACTGCGTGACGCGCTTAACACAAGCCCCGAAGGAGTTAAAACGAGACCTTGCGCCAAAGGGGCTTATGGCGGGTGAACGCCTGGGCACAATGAAGATTCTCGAACCAAATTCAGGAATTAACAGTATCTTAGAATATGGGAAAGGTTAAAAATCGCGAACAACTCATTGAGAGAATAAAAAATATTGATGATCAAAATGTCATTGATGAAATTTACAGGCTCTTAGACATAAGTATCGATGAATCTGTATATCAATTAAATGAAGAACAGAAAAAGGCAATCCAGGAAGGACGCGATCAAATAGCCCGTGGAGAAGGAATCCCATCAGAGCAGGTTTTCAAAAGAAAGCGTAAATAGCGAAAAGAATAATATGGTCACCGCCGCTGGCCGAACAAAGATGATGATATGTTTAAAGGTGCCCTAGCTGAGATAGTGAATGAAAAATATGGTGATGGAACTATGGTATTCACAAATGTAGCCACCGTGGCAGTCGGCACTGAAAAACAGATTCAGCGTGCGAATTAATACTACTCAACAATGTACATAAAATAAGGCTAACCTTCAGGACGCTACGCCTCATATACATTAACGTTACCACACATCTTAGAATAAAAATAATGCTAAAGTACCTATTCGGACGAAATAAAAATCAGGGTAAAAATTTCGGGCCGGCTGAACCAATTTACCCAGGTGAGAATTTCCTGGTCCGACAAATTGAAACTCAGGAAGGAATTGGATTTGTAATTGTAAATCAAGCTTACGACAACTATCCGAATAAAAAACACTTTCCGTGGTGTGCTCAGTTTCTTCTTGAATTTAAAGACAAAAATGAAAATGGACATCCAACAGACCAGGAAGCAGAAGTATTGAACAAACTCGAAGACAAAATCGAGAACTTCTTAAAAGTTAAGCACAAAGTTCATTTCATCGGGAGAGTGACAAGAAAAGACTTTAGAGACTTGATTTTCTACATTGACCAACCTCGACTCGACCAAGACGAAACAAAGAGTTTTTTTGACCAGATTAATGCCATTCGAGGAGTAAATTTCAACTTAGATAAAGACCCCGAATGGAAATTTGTGTCTGGGCTAATCAAATAAAGAAAAACTAGCCGCAACACACCAGGCTTATGGCTGCTGAACGCCTACCAGCAAGTAGTTTTCGCCCCGTAGCGAGCTTTGGCTTCGGAGGAGATAAAAGTGCTTCAAAAGAGTCACAAGCCATATACAAATCGTTATAAGCAAGCCCCATTTGGTTTAAGCGTTTTGCTCATCCAGAAAGGCTTGGACTAAAACGGCAGACTGATGGTAGTTCCCGCTGATGTCGGATGTATATTGTTACGGTCGGCTGGGTTGCACTCTAAGGAGTTCACTGCGTGACGCGCTTGACACAAGCGAGACCCTTGCGCCAAAGGGGGGCGTCCTGAAGGACGCTACTGCTCATAGCTGAGACCCTCCGAGGCAATGCTGCGCTACACGTCAAACAATAACTACCGCGGGGTTGTACCCCGTGGTTGCCACCTACGCGAAGTTGATACCGGGTCGCGCCTGACCGGGTCGCGTTCGACTTCGCATGCACTAAGGTTGATTTATGCTCCCAGGCATCGAACAGCCAGGATTAGCTGCTCAGCTACTAGCCCCTTGGGGGAGTGCGGTCTGCAAGACTGTTCAGTTAAAAACTAAACTTAAATAATAGGTCCAATCCACTCTGGACGAGATACGCTTCGCTAATCTCGAACCAGTTGAGATGAAAAAAAACTGCACGGCGGCTGTACTGACGTTAGCCACTATAACCCAACTCCCCCCCCAAAAAACCAGAAAACCAAAGTTTTCTTCAACTGCCTGAAAAATCAATCTCCCCTCTGCTACACCACCGCCTCTATCCGTTCCAAAATATACCCGTGGCTTATTCGCTCCTGCTCCAGTCTCAGATTATACATGCCCAGGTAGCGGTGCATAAGTGCCTCCTCTGTTGTGAGGCGTGGCAGGCTGACTACCGATGACCTTTTTCCTGCCGTCACAAATTCCTTAAAAGCTCTGAAAGTGCCCTTATCCATCATCATAGATATTGTCTCAGAATAGTGCCTCCTTACCTGGTTAAGAATTTCAAAGCCGTGAACATCCAGGTCCCCCCAGTAGATCACTTCAGCCCCCTTAAGCCAGGTC
It contains:
- a CDS encoding DUF2490 domain-containing protein; amino-acid sequence: MNTNLFTGLLLLLGTLFYVQAYAQPTYEAGILPAFNLNTSLSNKWKLNFKSENRFLFVKDAFSEQPDRGLDFVLSDLSVIVSRKVGLNNSLGAGYLLRFRDNNFQHRHLWQFTIVPVGNPFRLAHRFAADQTLDEEAAAQSRLRYRLAIELPLNGTAVDPGEFYFKANQEQLHIFSDGQYDLEFRLVPVLGVNFSDDNKLEAGLDYRIDGFIESAATNTLFTTLSWFRAF
- a CDS encoding DUF695 domain-containing protein; this translates as MLKYLFGRNKNQGKNFGPAEPIYPGENFLVRQIETQEGIGFVIVNQAYDNYPNKKHFPWCAQFLLEFKDKNENGHPTDQEAEVLNKLEDKIENFLKVKHKVHFIGRVTRKDFRDLIFYIDQPRLDQDETKSFFDQINAIRGVNFNLDKDPEWKFVSGLIK